A single region of the Marinobacter salinisoli genome encodes:
- the flgJ gene encoding flagellar assembly peptidoglycan hydrolase FlgJ, translating into MKDYQLQQAQVYTDFNGLNALKAQARTDKQAALEQVAKQFESLFLSEMLKSMRKAGAVFAEGNHLNSSQSEFYRDMFDSQISLSMAKGHGHGTGIAEALVRQLGQQVPGVDAPGAERLKRSLADYDRNLPALSSRLPERVEQVKSVADTVNVASAEAGKSLPDQFDSPEQFVHALLPLAEQVAGDSGIDPKLMVAQAALETGWGRYMIKGDNHQPSHNLFGIKADSRWQGEAVSITTTEYRDGLPMKEQAAFRAYPDYESSFRDYVAFLESNPRYREVLAVADKPELFAEKLQEAGYATDPNYGDKIRQIMNRDSLMTLSLGASDTEENF; encoded by the coding sequence ATGAAGGATTATCAGCTGCAGCAGGCCCAGGTATACACCGACTTCAATGGTTTGAACGCCTTGAAGGCCCAGGCTCGCACCGACAAACAGGCCGCGCTTGAGCAAGTTGCCAAGCAGTTTGAAAGTCTGTTCCTGTCCGAAATGCTCAAGTCTATGCGCAAGGCCGGTGCTGTGTTTGCCGAGGGGAATCACCTGAACAGCAGTCAGTCTGAGTTTTACCGGGACATGTTTGACAGCCAGATCAGCCTCAGCATGGCAAAAGGCCATGGCCATGGCACTGGCATTGCTGAAGCGCTTGTGCGCCAGCTCGGCCAGCAGGTTCCGGGAGTTGATGCGCCGGGCGCTGAGCGTCTGAAGCGCAGCCTCGCGGATTACGATCGAAACCTGCCGGCACTGTCGTCCCGGCTGCCGGAGCGGGTGGAGCAGGTGAAGTCGGTCGCCGATACGGTCAACGTCGCGTCGGCTGAGGCCGGCAAGTCCTTGCCGGATCAGTTTGATTCCCCGGAGCAGTTCGTTCACGCGTTGCTGCCGCTGGCCGAGCAGGTTGCCGGCGACAGCGGAATTGATCCGAAGCTGATGGTGGCACAGGCGGCACTGGAAACCGGCTGGGGGCGCTACATGATCAAGGGCGACAACCATCAGCCCAGTCACAACCTGTTTGGCATCAAGGCTGACAGCCGCTGGCAGGGTGAAGCGGTCAGCATCACCACCACCGAGTACCGGGATGGCCTGCCAATGAAAGAGCAGGCGGCGTTCCGTGCATACCCCGACTACGAATCCAGCTTCCGGGATTATGTCGCGTTTCTGGAATCGAACCCCCGCTACCGCGAGGTGCTGGCGGTCGCCGACAAGCCAGAGCTGTTTGCAGAAAAACTGCAGGAAGCGGGCTACGCCACGGACCCGAACTATGGCGACAAGATCCGCCAGATCATGAATCGCGATTCGCTTATGACTCTGTCATTGGGCGCTAGCGATACAGAGGAGAACTTCTGA
- a CDS encoding flagellar basal body P-ring protein FlgI, which yields MSMKRVLAMVVMLAVCAQPVLADRLKDLARIKGVRNNQLVGYGLVVGLDGTGDKAPFTNQTFRNMMNQFGVTLPEGVNPNLKNVAAVTVSATLPPFAKPGQEMDITVSSIGNASSLRGGTLLMTPLKGADGNIYAIAQGSLVVGGFGAQGQDGSKITVNVPSVGRIPNGATIEREVVSPFTEGDTITFNLLRSDFTTARRVVEAINGHLGPDMAYAHDATSISVRAPRDPSQRVSFLSILENINVDPAQEAAKVVINSRTGTIVVGQNVQVSPAAVTHGNLTVTIQENPEVVQPNPFAQGETALQQDTQIAVTEEPARMFKFGPAVTLNEIVQAVNQVGAAPGDVMAVLEALKQAGALRAELIVI from the coding sequence ATGAGCATGAAACGCGTATTGGCAATGGTGGTCATGCTGGCGGTGTGCGCCCAGCCAGTACTGGCGGATCGCCTGAAGGATCTGGCCCGGATTAAAGGCGTGCGTAACAACCAGTTGGTCGGTTATGGCCTGGTGGTCGGCCTGGATGGCACTGGCGATAAAGCGCCATTCACCAATCAGACGTTCCGGAACATGATGAATCAGTTCGGGGTTACCCTGCCAGAAGGCGTGAACCCGAATCTGAAGAACGTCGCGGCGGTCACCGTGAGCGCAACCTTGCCGCCGTTCGCCAAGCCAGGGCAGGAGATGGATATCACCGTCTCGTCCATCGGCAATGCCAGCAGCCTTCGTGGTGGCACGTTGCTGATGACTCCGCTGAAAGGTGCCGATGGCAATATCTACGCCATTGCGCAGGGAAGCCTGGTGGTGGGTGGTTTTGGTGCCCAGGGGCAGGATGGTTCCAAGATAACGGTAAACGTTCCCAGCGTTGGCCGGATTCCCAATGGCGCCACCATTGAGCGGGAAGTCGTGTCGCCGTTTACCGAGGGCGACACCATCACGTTCAACCTGCTCCGGTCGGATTTCACCACGGCCCGTCGCGTCGTAGAGGCAATTAACGGCCACCTTGGCCCCGATATGGCGTATGCCCATGACGCAACCTCCATTTCAGTGCGTGCACCCCGGGACCCGTCCCAGCGTGTGAGCTTCTTGTCCATTCTCGAAAATATAAACGTTGACCCGGCTCAGGAAGCGGCGAAAGTAGTGATTAACAGCCGCACCGGCACCATTGTGGTGGGCCAGAACGTTCAGGTCAGCCCGGCCGCGGTTACCCATGGCAACCTGACAGTGACCATTCAGGAAAACCCGGAAGTGGTGCAGCCGAATCCGTTTGCCCAAGGCGAGACGGCGCTTCAGCAGGATACCCAGATTGCTGTCACCGAAGAGCCGGCGCGCATGTTCAAGTTCGGTCCGGCGGTCACCTTGAACGAGATTGTCCAGGCGGTAAACCAGGTCGGTGCGGCGCCCGGTGATGTGATGGCGGTTCTCGAAGCCCTGAAACAGGCGGGCGCTCTGCGCGCCGAGCTGATTGTCATCTAG
- the flgH gene encoding flagellar basal body L-ring protein FlgH — translation MGALILLQGCTAMDRPRPVPDDPHYAPVRAQAMMQQEPNSGSIYQASRNYNFYGDTTALNVGDVLTVKLEESTRASKNAETSISKESDMTLPEPTLFGKNNLGINSAFRQDRDFEGSAEADQSNSLAGDITVTVTEVLPNGVLRIRGEKWLTLTNGSEFIRLTGLVRPQDIQPDNSVVSNRIADARIAYGGTGDFDQANQMGWVGRFFNSEWWPL, via the coding sequence ATGGGGGCTTTGATACTGCTGCAGGGGTGTACCGCGATGGACCGGCCGCGCCCGGTGCCGGATGACCCCCACTATGCGCCGGTTCGTGCTCAGGCAATGATGCAACAGGAACCCAACTCCGGCTCCATTTACCAGGCGTCCCGTAACTACAATTTCTACGGAGATACCACTGCGCTGAACGTCGGTGATGTACTCACGGTGAAGCTGGAGGAGTCCACGCGCGCCAGCAAGAACGCCGAAACCAGCATCAGCAAGGAAAGCGATATGACCTTGCCAGAGCCCACCCTGTTCGGCAAAAACAATCTGGGCATTAATTCCGCTTTCCGCCAGGACCGGGATTTTGAGGGTTCTGCCGAGGCAGACCAGAGCAACAGCCTGGCGGGTGATATCACCGTCACGGTCACGGAAGTGCTGCCCAATGGTGTGCTGCGCATCCGGGGCGAAAAGTGGTTGACCCTGACCAATGGCTCGGAGTTCATCCGTCTGACCGGACTGGTCCGGCCCCAGGACATCCAGCCGGACAACAGTGTGGTCTCGAATCGGATCGCCGATGCCCGCATCGCCTATGGCGGTACCGGAGACTTCGATCAGGCCAACCAGATGGGCTGGGTCGGGCGCTTCTTTAACAGTGAATGGTGGCCGCTATGA
- the flgG gene encoding flagellar basal-body rod protein FlgG, whose amino-acid sequence MHPALWVSKTGLSAQDTNMSTISNNLANVNTTGFKRDRAVFQDLLYQINRQPGGMSSQNSELPSGLQLGTGVRVVGTAKQFSQGNLQVTEQPLDMAVNGRGFFQIQMPDGQVAYTRDGQFQLNANGDVVNPDGYALEPAINVPENATSVTIGKDGTVTAITDDQAAPVNLGQVTLVDFVNPQGLQAIGNNLFKATNASGDPAAGEPGLAGLGTVEQGSIESSNVEVVEELVNMITTQRAYEMNSKVVSTTDQMLQFITQNIG is encoded by the coding sequence ATGCATCCAGCACTTTGGGTTAGCAAAACCGGGTTGAGCGCGCAGGACACCAACATGTCCACCATTTCAAACAACCTGGCCAACGTGAACACGACCGGGTTCAAGCGTGATCGCGCTGTGTTTCAGGACCTGCTCTACCAGATCAATCGTCAGCCCGGTGGCATGAGCAGCCAGAACTCCGAACTGCCTTCCGGCCTCCAGCTGGGCACTGGCGTGCGGGTTGTGGGCACCGCCAAGCAGTTTTCCCAGGGCAACCTGCAAGTCACCGAACAGCCACTGGATATGGCGGTGAATGGTCGCGGCTTTTTCCAGATTCAGATGCCCGATGGTCAGGTGGCGTACACCCGTGACGGCCAGTTCCAGTTGAATGCCAACGGTGACGTTGTGAATCCGGATGGTTACGCCCTGGAGCCGGCCATCAACGTACCGGAAAACGCCACCAGTGTGACCATCGGCAAGGACGGCACCGTGACGGCAATTACCGACGACCAGGCGGCGCCGGTGAACCTCGGTCAGGTTACGCTGGTGGACTTCGTCAATCCTCAGGGCTTGCAGGCGATCGGCAACAACCTGTTCAAGGCGACCAACGCCAGTGGTGATCCGGCTGCCGGAGAACCGGGGCTGGCCGGCCTCGGCACCGTGGAGCAGGGTTCCATCGAGTCCTCGAACGTTGAGGTGGTGGAAGAGTTGGTGAATATGATTACCACCCAGCGGGCCTATGAAATGAACTCGAAGGTGGTTTCCACCACCGATCAGATGCTGCAGTTCATCACTCAGAATATTGGTTAA
- a CDS encoding flagellar basal body rod protein FlgF, giving the protein MDKALYIGMSGAKQNMFAQRAHANNLANVNTAGFKKDFAQARSMPVFGEHHPTRAYAMTENPGTDLSAGPLMATGRKMDVALDGNGWLAIQNDLGQEVFTRTGSLQVDVNGLVRMPGGELVLGNGGPVALPPFDNVQIGADGTISVVPVGGAPGELIEVDRLKLVNPPAEALEKGPDGFMRRKPDQAIGGAEPVDGTLRVATGFLESSNVNAVEEMIANLQLSRQYEMQVKVMTTANENSEATARLLQNL; this is encoded by the coding sequence ATGGATAAAGCCCTCTACATCGGCATGTCTGGCGCCAAGCAGAATATGTTTGCCCAGCGTGCTCATGCCAACAACCTGGCGAACGTCAACACCGCCGGATTCAAGAAAGACTTTGCCCAGGCCCGAAGCATGCCGGTTTTCGGGGAGCATCACCCGACCCGGGCATACGCCATGACCGAAAATCCCGGTACCGATTTATCCGCCGGCCCGCTGATGGCAACCGGCCGGAAAATGGACGTGGCACTGGATGGGAATGGTTGGCTGGCTATTCAGAACGATCTTGGCCAAGAAGTCTTTACCCGCACTGGCAGCTTGCAGGTTGATGTGAACGGTCTGGTGCGCATGCCGGGTGGTGAGTTGGTGTTGGGCAACGGCGGCCCGGTGGCGTTGCCGCCGTTTGATAACGTTCAGATCGGGGCGGACGGAACCATCTCTGTGGTTCCTGTCGGAGGAGCGCCAGGCGAGTTAATCGAGGTTGACCGCCTGAAGCTGGTGAACCCGCCGGCCGAGGCCCTGGAAAAAGGTCCGGACGGTTTTATGCGTCGCAAACCGGATCAGGCGATTGGTGGCGCAGAGCCGGTGGACGGCACGCTGCGGGTAGCAACCGGGTTTCTGGAAAGCTCCAACGTCAATGCGGTGGAAGAAATGATTGCCAACCTGCAGCTGTCGCGACAGTACGAGATGCAGGTGAAGGTGATGACCACGGCCAATGAAAATTCCGAAGCCACGGCACGACTGTTGCAGAACCTCTAA
- a CDS encoding flagellar hook protein FlgE, translating to MAFNTGLSGLRAASVDLDVTGNNIANASTVGFKSSDVQFGDLYASGFLSAGSNAIGGGVRVQDVAQSFGQGNISFTDNGLDMAISGDGFFVLNNGGEIRYSRAGQFGIDKNGYVTNNQNMRVQGYVADDDGNLSGVRGDLQVQTDNLAPRRTTNLQSDLNLDSRESVLENRVRDIGPLSVTGLQGETFTVQYSDGTPADSVAIDPAASARDAVSALNAVNGLSASATTTAELNGLTDAYISGGSFSFSLNINGSPLTLDTSGVSSLQDLAGAINDSSETAISASVVDDGAGNDVLRIIHNQGETLDYSYSDGATNVGPVQVVGDVNVTADRIVAGIDDPADGNFETAFNASPIRITNAFNPLDQRTYNHATSTTIYDSLGNPHELTQFFVKEPAPGNGVGVSEWSIYLQVDGEMVAGTDQTPYTARFDQDGNLQSIDGDPEGEIVVSDWIPKDESGQPNGADGPPLAGAQVVTPIPEPPTSSAFVIDLGDTTQYGAVFGVNDQRQNGYTTGRLSGLDVSNEGVLFARYTNGQSKALGQVALASFNNTNGLSPVGETSWVETFESGQPVIGAPNTGTLGSITASSVEESNVDLSAELVNLIIAQRNYQANAKTIETSDAVTQTIINLR from the coding sequence ATGGCTTTTAACACGGGGCTCAGCGGCCTTCGGGCGGCATCGGTCGATCTTGATGTCACTGGCAACAACATCGCAAACGCCAGTACCGTCGGTTTTAAAAGCAGCGACGTGCAGTTCGGCGACCTCTACGCCAGTGGCTTCCTGAGTGCCGGCAGCAACGCCATTGGTGGTGGTGTGCGGGTGCAGGACGTGGCGCAATCCTTCGGTCAAGGCAACATCAGTTTCACTGACAATGGTCTGGATATGGCCATCAGTGGTGATGGTTTTTTCGTGCTCAATAATGGTGGCGAAATCCGTTATTCCCGTGCCGGTCAGTTCGGTATCGACAAGAATGGCTACGTCACCAACAACCAGAACATGCGTGTGCAGGGTTACGTTGCCGATGACGACGGCAATCTGTCCGGGGTTCGTGGCGATCTGCAGGTTCAGACCGACAACCTGGCACCGCGTCGTACCACGAATTTGCAGTCCGATCTGAATCTGGATTCCCGTGAATCTGTGCTTGAGAACCGGGTAAGGGATATCGGCCCGTTGAGCGTGACCGGTTTGCAGGGCGAAACTTTCACGGTCCAGTACTCTGACGGCACACCGGCTGACTCGGTGGCGATTGACCCGGCGGCCTCCGCCCGTGACGCGGTTTCGGCGTTGAATGCTGTTAACGGGCTGAGTGCATCGGCGACCACAACTGCTGAGCTCAACGGGTTGACTGATGCCTACATCAGTGGCGGCTCATTCTCTTTCAGCCTGAATATCAACGGTAGCCCGCTGACCCTGGATACCAGTGGTGTGTCGTCGCTGCAGGATCTGGCAGGCGCTATCAACGATTCCAGCGAAACGGCCATTTCGGCATCCGTCGTGGATGACGGTGCCGGTAACGATGTGCTGCGGATTATTCACAATCAGGGCGAGACGCTGGATTACTCCTACAGTGATGGCGCCACAAATGTAGGTCCGGTTCAGGTTGTCGGTGATGTGAACGTGACCGCGGACCGGATTGTCGCCGGGATCGACGACCCGGCGGATGGCAATTTCGAGACCGCTTTCAATGCTTCGCCGATCCGGATCACCAATGCGTTCAATCCTCTGGATCAGCGCACCTACAACCATGCCACGTCGACCACCATCTACGACAGCCTGGGTAATCCCCACGAACTGACCCAGTTCTTTGTGAAAGAGCCGGCACCAGGCAACGGTGTGGGTGTCAGCGAATGGTCTATCTACCTTCAGGTTGACGGTGAAATGGTGGCAGGCACCGACCAGACACCCTATACGGCTCGGTTCGACCAGGATGGCAATCTGCAGTCCATTGATGGCGATCCGGAAGGGGAAATCGTGGTTTCCGACTGGATTCCCAAGGATGAAAGTGGCCAGCCGAACGGCGCCGATGGTCCGCCGCTGGCCGGCGCCCAGGTTGTAACGCCGATTCCCGAGCCGCCGACGAGCTCCGCGTTCGTGATCGACCTGGGCGACACGACCCAGTACGGCGCCGTCTTCGGTGTTAATGATCAGCGCCAGAATGGTTACACCACCGGCCGACTGTCCGGTCTCGATGTCTCGAATGAAGGTGTGTTGTTCGCCCGCTATACCAACGGGCAGTCCAAGGCGCTGGGCCAGGTGGCTTTGGCATCGTTCAATAACACCAATGGCTTGTCGCCGGTTGGCGAAACCTCGTGGGTGGAAACCTTTGAATCCGGGCAGCCGGTCATTGGCGCGCCGAACACCGGCACCCTTGGCTCGATTACCGCCAGTTCGGTCGAAGAGTCCAACGTGGATCTATCGGCGGAACTTGTGAATCTGATCATTGCCCAGCGTAACTATCAGGCCAATGCCAAGACCATTGAAACCTCTGATGCGGTGACGCAGACCATCATCAACCTTCGTTAA
- a CDS encoding flagellar hook assembly protein FlgD, with the protein MSVGNVGNASDVLSQYQLQRRDDAGGNSELGRNEFMELMLAQLKNQNPLEPQDNGEFISQLAQFSSLEEMQKLSGRVDDVVGQFRSTQALQASAMVGKSVLAPSGVGVLGAEGEVSGTIQVPASTGGLRLSVQSQSGELVRQMDLGSAPAGVTSFSWDGQDGNGNPLPPGPYRIVAEASYPEGTLQLGTMVSANVDSVSLGRNGSVTLNLAGMGSIALSEVQQIN; encoded by the coding sequence ATGAGCGTAGGTAATGTAGGTAACGCATCGGATGTCCTGAGCCAGTACCAGCTGCAGCGGCGTGATGACGCAGGCGGAAACAGTGAGCTGGGGCGCAACGAGTTCATGGAACTGATGCTCGCGCAGCTGAAGAACCAGAATCCGCTGGAGCCGCAGGATAACGGTGAGTTTATTTCTCAGCTGGCACAGTTCAGCTCCCTTGAGGAAATGCAGAAACTCTCGGGCCGGGTTGATGATGTGGTCGGCCAGTTCCGTTCCACCCAGGCGCTGCAGGCCTCTGCGATGGTGGGCAAATCAGTGCTCGCGCCCTCGGGTGTGGGTGTGCTGGGGGCGGAAGGTGAGGTCAGTGGCACCATTCAGGTGCCGGCTTCCACGGGAGGCCTGCGCCTGTCTGTTCAGAGCCAGAGTGGGGAGCTTGTCCGGCAGATGGATCTGGGCAGCGCGCCGGCCGGCGTAACGTCCTTTAGCTGGGATGGCCAGGATGGTAACGGCAACCCATTGCCGCCCGGACCCTACCGGATCGTGGCTGAGGCTTCCTACCCGGAAGGTACCCTTCAGCTCGGCACTATGGTCAGCGCCAATGTCGACAGCGTCTCGCTGGGGCGTAACGGCTCGGTGACTTTGAATCTGGCTGGCATGGGCTCCATTGCCCTCTCTGAAGTACAACAAATCAACTAA
- the flgC gene encoding flagellar basal body rod protein FlgC: MSLGSIFDIAGSGMTAQSLRLNTTASNIANAETASSSTETTYRARKPVFSAVHQAMLNPNGAGFGVLNPEQGAGVRVEGIVESQEDLQMRYEPNHPAANEDGYVFYPNVNVVDEMADMMSSSRSFQMNVDVMNAAKSMMQRILTLGQQ; the protein is encoded by the coding sequence ATGTCATTGGGTAGCATTTTCGACATCGCCGGTTCTGGCATGACCGCCCAGTCCCTGCGGCTGAACACCACGGCTTCGAATATTGCCAATGCCGAAACGGCCAGCTCAAGCACTGAAACCACCTATCGGGCCAGAAAACCGGTATTTTCTGCCGTTCATCAGGCCATGCTGAACCCAAATGGAGCGGGGTTTGGGGTTTTGAACCCGGAGCAGGGAGCCGGGGTACGGGTCGAAGGCATTGTTGAAAGTCAGGAAGATCTGCAGATGCGTTATGAGCCGAATCATCCGGCGGCAAACGAAGATGGATATGTGTTCTATCCAAATGTGAATGTGGTTGACGAAATGGCGGACATGATGTCGTCGTCCCGCAGCTTTCAGATGAATGTGGACGTCATGAATGCCGCCAAGTCCATGATGCAGCGAATTCTGACCCTGGGTCAGCAGTGA
- the flgB gene encoding flagellar basal body rod protein FlgB — protein MAISFDKALGIHEQALQTRVKRAEVLANNLANADTPGFKARDVDFKAMMQRAQESTSGFAMNRTDDRHMDTSLSASDSSLMYRNPQQPSIDGNTVDAQAEQSRFMRNAMDFQASFQFLNSKFSGLTKALKGE, from the coding sequence ATGGCAATTTCCTTTGACAAGGCGCTCGGTATTCACGAGCAGGCGTTGCAAACCCGGGTAAAGCGGGCTGAAGTGCTGGCAAACAACCTTGCGAATGCCGACACGCCGGGCTTCAAGGCCAGAGATGTCGATTTCAAGGCAATGATGCAGCGGGCGCAGGAATCGACCAGTGGCTTTGCGATGAATCGCACCGACGACCGGCACATGGACACTTCCCTGAGTGCTTCGGATAGCAGCCTGATGTATCGCAACCCGCAACAGCCCTCGATCGATGGCAACACCGTGGATGCCCAGGCAGAGCAAAGCCGGTTCATGCGCAACGCCATGGATTTCCAGGCGAGTTTCCAGTTTCTGAACAGCAAGTTCAGCGGCCTTACCAAGGCTCTGAAAGGCGAATGA
- a CDS encoding nitroreductase family protein — protein sequence MTSVSEFLLNRSSEPRLQAPAPDQQVLDRAFACAARAPDHALLRPWRYLVIEGDGLGALGELFASSCGDPDDAAKLAKLRKAPGRAPMVIVGIASPKVHPKVPEIEQVMSAATGMSFLALALQEAGFGVMWRTGDVAYNPEVAGGLGLASEEKIIGFLYTGTVVAEKPRVPRPEVDEFVSRWPG from the coding sequence ATGACTTCAGTAAGTGAATTTCTTCTTAACCGATCTTCCGAACCGAGGCTGCAGGCGCCGGCCCCGGACCAGCAGGTTTTGGACCGAGCATTCGCCTGTGCTGCCAGGGCTCCGGATCATGCACTGTTGCGTCCCTGGCGTTACCTGGTGATAGAGGGTGATGGGTTGGGCGCGCTTGGTGAGTTGTTTGCCTCATCGTGCGGCGATCCTGACGATGCCGCGAAACTGGCGAAGCTTCGCAAGGCGCCGGGGCGCGCGCCGATGGTGATTGTCGGCATTGCCTCGCCGAAGGTTCATCCGAAGGTTCCGGAAATCGAGCAGGTGATGTCAGCGGCGACCGGTATGAGTTTCCTGGCCCTGGCGCTGCAGGAGGCCGGATTTGGGGTGATGTGGCGAACCGGAGATGTGGCCTATAACCCGGAGGTTGCCGGGGGCCTGGGTCTGGCCTCCGAAGAGAAGATTATCGGCTTCCTCTACACCGGTACTGTTGTCGCTGAGAAGCCCAGGGTGCCCCGGCCGGAGGTTGATGAATTCGTTAGCCGGTGGCCGGGCTAG
- a CDS encoding Mpo1-like protein, producing the protein MSDAQSFRNFAEFYPYYLEEHSDVTCRRLHFVGSLLVLIVGAWALVTGKFIWLLSLPLIGYGFAWVGHFKFEKNRPATFKHPFYSLMGDWVMFKDMLVGRIRF; encoded by the coding sequence ATGAGTGACGCTCAGAGTTTCCGCAATTTTGCAGAATTCTATCCGTACTATCTGGAAGAGCACAGCGATGTCACCTGCCGGAGGCTGCACTTTGTCGGTAGCTTGCTGGTTCTGATCGTTGGTGCCTGGGCGCTGGTAACTGGCAAGTTTATCTGGTTGCTCAGCTTACCGTTAATTGGCTATGGCTTTGCCTGGGTTGGGCACTTCAAGTTCGAGAAAAACCGCCCTGCAACCTTCAAGCATCCCTTTTATAGCCTGATGGGAGACTGGGTAATGTTCAAGGATATGCTGGTTGGCAGGATTCGTTTCTAA